In a genomic window of Pseudomonadota bacterium:
- the ftsA gene encoding cell division protein FtsA → MARKGEIIVGLDIGTTKVAAVVAEISDEGVDIIGIGSHPSAGLHKGVVVNIDATCASITKAIEEAEQMAGCDITTVFAGIAGGHISSFNNNGIVAVKEHEIGVEDVRRVIDQAKAVAIPLDREVIHAIPQGYVVDDQEGIRNPVGMCGVRLEAKVHIITGAVTSAQNIVKCAQRCGLNVADIVLEQIASGEAVLHEDEKELGVAMVDIGGGTSDLIIYVDGAVAHTSVISVGGNHLTNDIALGLRTPKAEAERIKQRHGCSLVRLVDPDETIEVPGVGGRPASVQPRRVLAHIIEPRVEEIFMLVHRAIMETGYADLLASGLVITGGATLLEGMPEAAEEVTGMPVRRGIPFGFGGMQDMVASPVYATGAGLVHYGYKQPDSQSSMIRVREEKVYSKVFGRMTEWFKEIF, encoded by the coding sequence ATGGCAAGGAAGGGCGAGATCATCGTAGGGCTCGACATCGGCACGACGAAGGTCGCCGCCGTCGTCGCCGAGATCTCCGACGAGGGGGTCGACATCATCGGCATCGGATCTCATCCTTCCGCGGGCCTGCACAAGGGCGTGGTGGTGAACATCGACGCGACCTGCGCCTCCATCACGAAGGCGATCGAGGAAGCCGAGCAGATGGCGGGCTGCGACATCACGACGGTGTTCGCTGGCATAGCCGGCGGCCACATCTCGTCCTTCAACAACAACGGCATCGTCGCGGTGAAGGAGCACGAGATCGGGGTCGAGGACGTGCGCAGGGTCATCGACCAGGCGAAGGCCGTCGCGATCCCGCTCGACCGAGAGGTGATCCACGCGATCCCGCAGGGCTACGTCGTGGACGACCAGGAGGGCATCCGGAACCCCGTGGGCATGTGCGGCGTGCGGCTCGAGGCCAAGGTCCACATCATCACCGGCGCCGTGACGTCGGCGCAGAACATCGTGAAATGCGCGCAGCGCTGCGGCCTGAACGTCGCGGACATCGTCCTCGAGCAGATCGCGTCGGGCGAGGCCGTGCTCCACGAGGACGAGAAGGAGCTCGGCGTCGCGATGGTGGACATCGGCGGCGGCACGAGCGATCTCATCATCTACGTCGACGGCGCGGTCGCCCACACGTCGGTGATCTCGGTCGGCGGCAACCACCTCACGAACGACATCGCGCTGGGGCTCAGGACGCCGAAGGCCGAGGCGGAGCGCATCAAGCAGCGCCACGGGTGCTCGCTCGTCCGGCTCGTGGATCCGGACGAGACGATCGAGGTCCCCGGGGTCGGCGGGCGGCCTGCGTCGGTGCAGCCGAGGCGCGTCCTCGCGCACATCATCGAGCCGCGCGTCGAGGAGATCTTCATGCTGGTGCACCGCGCGATCATGGAGACCGGCTACGCGGATCTCCTCGCTTCGGGCCTCGTGATCACCGGCGGGGCGACCCTGCTCGAGGGGATGCCGGAGGCCGCCGAGGAGGTCACCGGAATGCCGGTCCGCCGCGGGATCCCGTTCGGTTTCGGCGGCATGCAGGACATGGTGGCGAGCCCGGTCTACGCGACCGGCGCCGGTCTGGTGCACTACGGGTACAAGCAACCCGATTCGCAGTCGAGCATGATCAGGGTCCGGGAGGAAAAGGTTTACTCGAAGGTCTTCGGGCGGATGACCGAATGGTTCAAGGAGATCTTCTAG
- a CDS encoding FtsQ-type POTRA domain-containing protein → MNLFRRSPRNDGERKRLRAQPASNGNRRRTSATPQAPGAAAGDDPPRTAKRKAVRAIARLALAVAATLLVLWGCVAAYGKATTAEYFSVTEIQIGGNVRLAEPEVIAAAAIERGVNIFRVDAEAIARRLEQHPWVLDATATRKLPRGLEIGIVERKVEAIVLFDVPYLVDDAGAVFKRWVPGDPTPPPTISGLDREQLRTDAEAVQIAINDAIALARRYRAQGLDRVAPIAEVHAEVDGGFSITAGADPFYVRFGKGPYRQKLARLSDLLRRLRADGERPAVIHFDNEIRPDRVTVKLKKRPPGEGENDVEVTRKP, encoded by the coding sequence ATGAACCTCTTCAGGCGAAGCCCGCGGAACGACGGCGAGCGGAAGCGCCTCCGCGCGCAGCCGGCGAGCAACGGGAACCGGCGCCGCACCAGCGCGACGCCGCAGGCGCCGGGAGCCGCGGCTGGCGACGATCCCCCCCGGACGGCGAAGCGGAAAGCGGTGCGGGCGATCGCGCGGCTCGCGCTGGCCGTCGCTGCGACGCTCCTCGTGCTCTGGGGCTGCGTCGCCGCGTACGGGAAGGCGACGACGGCCGAATACTTCTCGGTGACGGAGATCCAGATCGGCGGCAACGTTCGCCTGGCCGAGCCGGAGGTGATCGCGGCCGCCGCGATCGAGCGCGGCGTCAACATCTTCCGCGTCGACGCGGAGGCTATCGCGCGACGGCTCGAACAGCACCCCTGGGTGCTCGACGCAACGGCAACACGCAAGCTGCCGCGCGGCCTCGAGATCGGGATCGTCGAGCGCAAGGTGGAGGCCATCGTCCTGTTCGACGTGCCGTACCTCGTCGACGATGCGGGCGCTGTCTTCAAGCGCTGGGTGCCGGGGGATCCGACGCCCCCGCCGACCATCTCCGGCCTGGATCGCGAGCAGCTCCGCACCGACGCGGAGGCCGTCCAGATCGCAATCAACGACGCCATCGCGCTCGCCAGGAGGTATCGCGCCCAGGGGCTCGATCGGGTCGCACCGATCGCGGAGGTGCATGCGGAGGTCGACGGCGGCTTCTCCATCACCGCGGGCGCGGACCCGTTCTACGTCCGCTTCGGCAAGGGCCCCTACCGGCAGAAGCTGGCACGTCTCTCCGATCTCTTGCGGCGCCTGCGCGCCGACGGCGAGCGGCCGGCCGTGATCCATTTCGACAACGAGATCCGCCCCGATCGCGTCACGGTCAAGCTCAAGAAACGTCCCCCCGGCGAGGGGGAGAACGACGTCGAAGTCACGCGCAAACCGTAG
- the murG gene encoding undecaprenyldiphospho-muramoylpentapeptide beta-N-acetylglucosaminyltransferase → MNAPRLKVVLTGGGTGGHVIPAIAVAEEITRRGGEARFIGTADRLEARLVPAAGFDIDFINVRPLRGNGARGVLRGAASVPWATLLSIALLKRLSPDVVLGVGGYVAGPVVLAAKILFCPTAVLEQNATVGFSNKVVARLVDRAFVTYEETIGAFPRGRAELTGNPLKRAILEARERPRRARAGRARLLVMGGSQGALTIDTRVPEALGTGGLCGEVSVLHQCGRGRRDAVAADYAERGIEARVVEFIDDTASAYLDADLVIARSGATTVAELAAMGLPAILIPYPHHADRQQEKNAAPLRLAGAAIVLDELTTGVDELAAAVRGLVRDGSALSAAAKGSRALGRPDAARRIVDGLERLAKRRP, encoded by the coding sequence ATGAACGCGCCCCGGCTCAAGGTCGTCCTCACCGGCGGCGGCACGGGCGGGCACGTCATCCCCGCGATCGCCGTCGCCGAGGAGATCACCCGGCGCGGGGGCGAGGCGCGCTTCATCGGCACCGCGGACAGGCTCGAGGCGCGGCTCGTCCCGGCCGCGGGTTTCGATATCGACTTCATCAACGTGAGGCCTCTGCGCGGCAATGGCGCCCGCGGCGTCCTGCGCGGCGCGGCGTCCGTTCCTTGGGCGACGCTCCTTTCGATCGCGCTCCTCAAGCGGCTCTCGCCGGACGTCGTGCTCGGCGTCGGCGGGTACGTCGCCGGGCCGGTCGTCCTCGCGGCGAAGATCCTCTTTTGTCCGACCGCGGTCCTGGAACAGAACGCGACGGTGGGCTTCTCCAACAAGGTCGTGGCGCGCCTCGTCGATCGCGCCTTCGTCACGTACGAGGAGACGATCGGGGCGTTCCCTCGGGGCCGCGCGGAGCTGACCGGGAACCCTTTGAAGCGCGCGATCCTCGAGGCGCGGGAGCGGCCGAGGCGCGCGAGAGCGGGCCGCGCCCGCCTGCTCGTCATGGGCGGGAGCCAGGGCGCGCTCACGATCGACACCCGCGTTCCCGAGGCGCTCGGCACGGGAGGGCTCTGCGGCGAGGTCTCCGTGCTGCACCAGTGCGGCAGAGGGCGGCGCGACGCCGTCGCCGCGGACTACGCGGAGCGCGGGATCGAGGCGCGCGTCGTGGAGTTCATCGACGACACGGCCTCCGCCTATTTGGACGCGGACCTCGTGATCGCCCGCTCCGGGGCGACGACCGTCGCCGAGCTCGCGGCGATGGGGCTCCCGGCCATCCTCATCCCGTACCCGCACCACGCCGACCGGCAGCAGGAGAAGAACGCGGCACCTCTGCGGCTCGCCGGCGCGGCGATCGTGCTCGACGAGCTCACGACCGGCGTCGACGAGCTCGCAGCCGCCGTCAGAGGTCTCGTGCGGGACGGCAGCGCCCTCTCAGCGGCCGCAAAGGGGTCCAGGGCGCTCGGCCGGCCCGACGCCGCGCGCCGCATCGTCGACGGCCTCGAGCGGCTCGCCAAGAGGCGGCCATGA
- the ftsW gene encoding putative lipid II flippase FtsW has translation MADERNVAEGARSFDRPLLIGVLLLTAFGVVMVYSASAVTAFHDKHNSAYFLTRHTIYAAIGLVAMLVMSRIDYRIFLKPFVAWGFLGASFLGLLLCHTGIGVTLNGASRWIDAGPITIQPAEAMKIALVLWLAYSLARKTEHIKSFSIGFLPHLLVPGVVILACLLQPDFGTAVVIALLTFSLLFVAGAKLGYIMLAGILGSMVTYFLVTGSEYRLKRWIAYLDPLSQSNRFGDGYQLSQSLFGFGEGGLTGTGVGDGLQKLLFLPEAYNDFIASIIGEELGVIGIFVMLAVFAFVVWRGVLVAMRARDEFGTYVALGLSTLIGLQALANMGVAMGLLPTKGLTLPFVSYGGTSLVFALAAVGVLLSISRGANAKASDARDETWVSRHNAKRHEGGQEGVVG, from the coding sequence ATGGCTGACGAACGGAACGTGGCGGAGGGAGCGCGGAGCTTCGACAGGCCGCTCCTCATCGGCGTGCTCCTGCTCACGGCGTTCGGCGTCGTGATGGTCTACTCCGCGTCGGCCGTGACCGCGTTCCACGACAAGCACAACTCGGCGTACTTCCTCACGCGGCACACGATCTACGCCGCGATCGGCCTCGTCGCGATGCTCGTCATGAGCCGGATCGACTACAGGATCTTCCTCAAGCCGTTCGTCGCGTGGGGCTTCCTGGGCGCCTCGTTCCTCGGCCTCCTCCTGTGCCACACCGGCATCGGCGTGACGCTGAACGGCGCCTCGCGATGGATCGACGCCGGCCCGATCACGATCCAGCCGGCCGAGGCGATGAAGATCGCTCTCGTGCTGTGGCTCGCGTACTCCCTCGCGAGGAAGACGGAGCACATCAAGTCGTTCTCCATCGGCTTCCTACCGCACCTCCTCGTGCCGGGCGTCGTCATCCTCGCGTGCCTGCTCCAGCCGGACTTCGGGACCGCCGTCGTCATCGCCCTCCTGACGTTCTCGCTCCTGTTCGTCGCGGGCGCCAAGCTCGGCTACATCATGCTGGCGGGCATCCTGGGCTCCATGGTCACGTACTTCCTCGTCACCGGCTCGGAGTACCGGCTGAAGAGGTGGATCGCGTACCTCGATCCGCTCTCCCAGTCCAACCGCTTCGGCGACGGGTACCAGCTCAGCCAGTCGCTGTTCGGATTCGGCGAGGGCGGGCTCACCGGCACGGGAGTCGGCGACGGGCTGCAGAAGCTCCTCTTCCTCCCCGAGGCGTACAACGACTTCATCGCCTCCATCATAGGCGAGGAGCTCGGCGTCATCGGCATCTTCGTGATGCTCGCAGTGTTCGCCTTCGTCGTATGGCGCGGTGTGCTCGTGGCGATGCGCGCGCGGGACGAGTTCGGCACGTACGTCGCCTTGGGGTTGAGCACGCTGATCGGGCTGCAGGCGCTCGCGAACATGGGCGTCGCGATGGGGCTCCTGCCGACCAAGGGTCTGACCCTGCCGTTCGTCAGCTACGGCGGCACGTCGCTCGTCTTCGCGCTCGCGGCGGTTGGCGTCCTGCTCAGCATCTCGCGCGGGGCCAACGCGAAGGCCTCCGACGCGCGCGACGAGACGTGGGTCTCCCGCCACAACGCGAAGCGCCACGAGGGCGGACAGGAAGGGGTCGTCGGATGA